A region from the Sphaerodactylus townsendi isolate TG3544 linkage group LG01, MPM_Stown_v2.3, whole genome shotgun sequence genome encodes:
- the RGS17 gene encoding regulator of G-protein signaling 17 isoform X3: MESIEVIEECQTPTADEILSWAQNFDKMMKTPAGRNIFREFLRTEYSEENLLFWLACEDLKKEQNKEVVEEKARIIYEDYISILSPKEVSLDSRVREVINRNLLDPNPHMYEDAQLQIYTLMHRDSFPRFLNSQVYKSLVESTMESTSET; encoded by the exons ccAAACCCCTACTGCAGATGAAATTTTGTCTTGGGCTCAAAATTTTGATAAGATGATGAAAACACCTGCTGGTAGGAATATTTTCAGAGAATTTCTTCGAACTGAGTACAGTGAGGAGAATCTGCTGTTCTGGCTTGCATGTGAGGACCTGAAGAAGGAACAGAACAAAGAAGTGGTTGAAGAAAAAGCCAGGATTATATACGAAGACTATATTTCAATACTTTCACCAAAAGAG GTTAGTTTGGACTCACGGGTGCGAGAAGTGATCAACAGAAATCTGTTGGATCCTAATCCTCATATGTATGAAGATGCTCAACTTCAGATCTACACGTTAATGCACAGAGACTCTTTCCCAAGGTTTTTGAACTCGCAGGTTTATAAGTCTCTTGTTGAAAGTACTATGGAATCTACTTCTGAAACTTAG